AGAAACAGCCTGGGCAGGGCGATAGAAAAAGCCCTGCACCACGCTGAAGGTATCTTTGAAAAACATTTCTGGCCAGGTCAGGCTAACCCGTTCACGAGAAGTGAAGCCCACGACGGAGATAAGCAGGACCAAGCCTACAAGTACAATGATAAGCCGCTTATTCCCGAAAAACGACATGCCCTACCCTCCGTTTATTTACCCCGTTTTAGTCGGGAAGAGGTGATGCCTTGCTTGGATTTGAACAGGTGAATGTTCTCCAATGCACGACCTGTTCCAATCGCTACGCAATCCAGTGCGTTTTCCGCGACATGCACGGGCATACCCGTTTCCTTACTTAGCAGACGATCCATGTTGCGCAAGAGCGCACCACCGCCTGTGAGTACAATTCCACGATCCATGATGTCCGCCGCGAGCTCAGGCGGACTTTTTTCGAGTGTTACCTTCACTGCTTCCACAATAGCCGTAATGGTTTCTGCCAATGCTTCCGCAATCTCTGTGCTGCTTACCGAGAGTGTTTTTGGCAATCCAGTTACAAGGTCACGACCACGAATGTCAACGTTTTCGACCTCATCAGGTGCAATCGCAGAACCGATCTCCAGCTTCAAGGTTTCTGATGTCCGTTCCCCGATCATCAAGTTGTAACGGCGCTTAATGTACTGAATGATCGCTTCGTCCATCTCATCCCCGGCCACACGAATGGAGCGGGATGTAACAATCCCCCCGAGCGAAATGATTGCAACTTCTGTTGTACCACCGCCAATGTCAACGACCATACTTCCAGTCGGTTCCCACACCGGCAGGTCTGCACCGATCGCCGCTGCAAACGGCTCTTCAATCGTATATGCTTCCTTCGCCCCAGCCTGCTTTGTAGCATCTTCAACCGCGCGTTTTTCCACCGCAGTAATTCCCGAAGGTACACAGACCATTACGTTTGGACGACGTGTAAACAGCCCTTGATTTTTCTGTGCTTGATTGATGAAATAGCGCATCATTGTCGCAGTTGTATCAAAGTCAGCGATAACACCGTCTTTCATTGGGCGAACCGCTACGATATTACCTGGCGTACGACCGATCATACTTTTCGCCGCATTTCCTACTGCTTCAATGGAATTGTTATTCGTACGAATCGCCACAACAGAAGGTTCACGCACCACAATTCCTTTACCCTTCACAAAAACAAGTGTATTGGCAGTGCCGAGGTCAATCCCCAAGTCACGTGTAAATCCACCAAACATAAAAAAACTCCTTCCAAATATTAATCCAAATGACAAGCATAAGAGAACCTCTTGCGAGGACTCTCCAAGGTTGAGCGACCGCGTTTTTGTGGAAGGCTTTCATATGCACAAGAACTCATAGACGGATCGATGATAAATCTTGTGCGTAAAAACATGTTACAAGTACCCTTGCTCCTTGAGACTAACGTACTTGCCTTCCCCGATAATAACATGATCCAACAATGAAATCCCCACCAGTTCGCCAGCGTCACGCAATGTTTGCGTAATCGCGATGTCTTCCCTGCTAGGTGTCGGATCACCGCTCGGATGATTATGTAGGCATATCACCGATGCGCTGCTACGACGGATCGCTTCTTTAAAGACTTCTCTCGGGTGTACGATGGAAGCGTCCAGACTGCCTACGAAAATCGTCTGCTTGCCAATCACGTGGTTCTTGGTATTCAGAAAGAGACAGACAAAATGTTCCTGTGTCAAATGAGCAAGCTCCGGCGACATCAAATCAGCTACGTCCCGTGGTAAACGGATAGAAGCCCTATACTCTCGAGGGACTCCCATCAATCTACGCCCAAGCTCAAACGCAGCATGCAATTCAATCGCTTTGACTGGACCAA
The window above is part of the Brevibacillus antibioticus genome. Proteins encoded here:
- the radC gene encoding RadC family protein, with translation MATNTCNKMLLKNVPYYDRPRERLLREGAVHLSDTELLAILLRTGREQETAHQLAQRLLARFGDLRGLAQASHAELTELKGIGPVKAIELHAAFELGRRLMGVPREYRASIRLPRDVADLMSPELAHLTQEHFVCLFLNTKNHVIGKQTIFVGSLDASIVHPREVFKEAIRRSSASVICLHNHPSGDPTPSREDIAITQTLRDAGELVGISLLDHVIIGEGKYVSLKEQGYL
- a CDS encoding rod shape-determining protein; translated protein: MFGGFTRDLGIDLGTANTLVFVKGKGIVVREPSVVAIRTNNNSIEAVGNAAKSMIGRTPGNIVAVRPMKDGVIADFDTTATMMRYFINQAQKNQGLFTRRPNVMVCVPSGITAVEKRAVEDATKQAGAKEAYTIEEPFAAAIGADLPVWEPTGSMVVDIGGGTTEVAIISLGGIVTSRSIRVAGDEMDEAIIQYIKRRYNLMIGERTSETLKLEIGSAIAPDEVENVDIRGRDLVTGLPKTLSVSSTEIAEALAETITAIVEAVKVTLEKSPPELAADIMDRGIVLTGGGALLRNMDRLLSKETGMPVHVAENALDCVAIGTGRALENIHLFKSKQGITSSRLKRGK